From the genome of Ignavibacteriales bacterium:
TTAGAAGTTTCTTCAATGATAAAATCCTCAATCAAATTTGTTGTTCGAGTTAATTCCTTAAGAATTGGTCCGAAGGTTGAAAGGCTTGTAGCAATTTTTTCACCGTACCTGCTTAATCCAAAATGTGGTGAGATTGTATTACGGATTAAATTTGTTAAATCATCTATTAAAAGTGAGCAGTAATATTTTGCTTTGTCTTGAATGCTAAAATACCCAAATGCGTCTTCAGGAATTTCCTTTTCGAATGACTTCCCTTTTGGCAGGAAATCTTCATTTATAATTCGGTATGCAAGATTTTGATTTCTTCCTTGTAAAAAATTTATAACTGCATCAATTACATCAATATAATTTTGGGATAACGCCAGGCATCGGATTATATATTGATCTTTTTTTGATTTTTGCCCGGCAATTGTAGAAAATATTTTAGTTAATCCTTCTTTGGAAAATATACGAAGAGTAACAGCTAATGATAAATCAAAATTAATAACTTCATAACCATTTGATTTAAGAAATCCTGCTAATTGAGTTGTAGATGGATATGGTGTGTTTATTTGTGTAAATGGAGGAATTATCAACAGAACTTTCATCACTTAATTCCCCAAATAATATCTGCCTGAACAAAATTATTTTCATCTAAATCAATTCTAAATAATTTGTTGGAATTGAAGTCAGCCACATATTTCTTAATCAGTTCCTTCAACCAAAACAATTCAGCTTTAAGCTTCCAATTTTCACCATCGTGTGATTGTAGAACTATAAACAATCGGTTCTTTAAGTGTTTTCTTTTCTGTTGGCTTTGATTCACATATAGCCATCTAATCAAATCGATTGGATCTTTCTGTGCCTCTTCAATAGTTTTATTATATTTTTTGGGAAATACTGTTGTCTTATGATCAAAGCTTATTCCCATAATTTCAAAATCAACAAGTTTGTCTTTATGATTCTTTGCAGGTTTTACATTGGGAAGCGTGCAGAATATAAATTCTATTGCGTGAGCAGACCAGAAATTGAACCAACGGTTCATAGCGTAATTTGAAAGTAATTCGTAGTCGACTCTTTTATCAAATCTTTCCTTAATGTTTTTTTGCAGATCAAGAAATTTTTCTGTGTGATAAATGAAATTAGTAAGATTATCAAAAATATCATTCTGCTTCATTCCCCAATTGTAAGGATAGTCCAATCGTTTCTTTAATTCAATTTCAATCTGTAGTAATTCCATTTTTACACTTTCTGGAAAAGGAAAATATACTCGTGTTTAAAAATATAAAAACCACCTTTTAATGCTCTGTAGCGCCACAATTCTTTTTGATTCATCTTTCCTTTAGTTTCATCAAAGTTTTTAATGATGGTAGATTTTAGTTTGAATTTTCTTTTTAGAACTTCTTGCATAGAATAAAATCCAAGAGGAATCCATTCACCTCCAGAATACTTATCTCCAATTACCAAGGCAAGATATTTTCTTTTTCCTAAAATTGGATAAATTCCATCAATAATTTGTCCTAATCGATCAAGAAAGTCTTCAATACTTTTTGAATTGGATAAATCACTTTCATCCTTGCTGAACTTTATAATATCCCAATAAGGTGGGTGCATAATTACAAATTGAATCGTTTCTATCCCAATTTTCTGCAATTCTTTTTCAAAATTAATTTTTGTGCTGTCTCCACAAATTATTTTCGATTTATAATCTGAACCAAAAATATCTTCTTCTTTTGCAATATTTAATTTTGCTAATTCAGCAATTGAAGGTAACAATTCAATACCAATTCCGTTTCTACCAAGACGCTTGCATTCAATTAAAGTTGTTCCGCTGCCAAGAAAAGTATCCAAAACCCAATCACCTTTCTTTGTAAATCTCCTTAACAATTGATTTGGAATCTGTGGAATAAAGTTCCCCCAATATCCTGCGTTATGCGCACCGGAGGTATCTCGTTTATCAAATATCCAAAGGCTATCAGTAATAATATCATCATATTGCTTCCAGAGATTCATATTAAGATCGTTTAAAATGTTTTCATCATTTACAGTCAAACTTTTTATCAGACGGCTGATGTAATACTTCGTTCTTTCAATTGTTTTCGTTTCAACTATTTGATTGAGTTCAGTCAACAAATATTCTCTGATGTTATTCTTATTCCCATTGTTATTAGGAATCAAATAATCTATTTCCAGGTTATCGGAATTTTCCACAACATTTTTAAGATCGAGTAAACCATTTTTTATTAATTGTAACTCCTGGTTACTTAACAGATTTCTTAAAACATCAATAGGTTGTAGTTTATTTTTCATTCAATTAAATTCTTGATAATGTTTTGTTAAAAATTAACATAAAACAACTTTAAAAAAAACTGTTTGTGTAACAGAAGAAGGATTGAAGGTTATAGATAAAAAAAGAGGCACTCGGTAATGCCTCTTTGTAACGTGGGCAGAGACGGAATTGAACCGCCGACACATGGATTTTCAGTCCATTGCTCTACCGACTGAGCTATCTGCCCATTCAAATTTGTTGTTCAAAATATAGCGATTTTATTAAAAACCGCAAAAATTATTATTTTATTTGTGCATAAATAATTCTCGTCTACAAATTTGATTTGAATTTTTAGGGAAATCTTGTCTTTTAATATATCTCCACCAATAAATTTTGGAATCATTGAATAAACGACAACCACTATGTTTATTATTGTAAATATTTTCCTTGCGTATTTATTAATTAAGCTAACAGCAAAAAAAGATTTTATAACTTACCTCAACAAGGAAGAATGTGGTTAACCTGGATAATGGAAATTGACTTTTAAGAACCACAAATATTCTTTTCTAATTTCAAATAAATTCACCTATTTTTATCTATGATTTTTCAAATATAAAGTCTAAAAGTGAATTCAAGTATATTTATAATTATTAATCTTCTTCTTGTAATAGCATTTATTAAGCTCGTTTCCAAAAAAGATTTTCTTACATATCTTCAGAATGGACGGTGGCTTTTAACCTGGATTGCAATTGGTATTATTACCCTGATGGACGAATTAACATCAGTCTTTTATGCAAATGCAGAAGCTCATCGGTTTATAGGTGTAAAAGCTATAATTTATATCGCACTTACTTCAGTCCTTATCCGATTCCTTTCTACAAGGATGGTTGAGATAGCTGAGATTTTAGAAGCAAACAATATTAAAGGAGGCGGAGTATATTCGTTTTCTTACATGGTTCTTGGACCAAGTTTTTCATTCATTGCTATTTCATCTATTCTGGTTGATTATGTTTTAACTGCAACAATTTCAACAGCTTCGGCGGTTGAGAACGGAACATCATTTTTAGGAACAAGCCCGGCAATAAATTTTATTCTAAAATTTGGAGTAATCTGGTTTATAACTTCACTCAACATTATTGGCATAAAAGAAAATGCCAAATTTACTTTTCTAATATTCGTTTTTGCTGCATTTGTTTTGGTTAATTTAATTATTGGTGGTGCGTTAAATTTAGATTCCAATTCTACAGGAAAGATTGCTGCAAGTTTTCAAGGATTCATAGGAGATTTAACTGAAGGCTCTCCTTTCATTGCATATGAAAATATAATAATCGGTATAGGAAGTTGCATTCTAGCATACTCAGGTATAGAATCAGTACTTCAAACTGCTTCTCTTGTTAAAAGTTGGAAAGAAATTAGAAAGGCTTATCTGTTTCTTGCACTAACAGTGGGTATCGTAACTCCATTAATCGCATTATTAGTTTTATCATCACCAATAGATATATCAAAGCATGAAACAGACTTAATTCCTGTTTTTGCAGCATTAACAAATGGACAATTTTTTGGGATTGTAGTTGCGATTTTAGCCACTTTTACTTTAATAATGGCAGTTAATACTGCGATGGTAGCGTCAGCAGAATTAATTGAAAAGATAGCTGAGAGATATAATTATGAATCAATTATTAAATTAAATAAAAAACAATCGTTATATAGGATTCACATTCTTAATGCATTCTTTTATTCTGCTATATTAATAATAACAAGCGGAAGTCAGGCAATACTTGCTGAAATGTATGCCGTAGGATTGGTGGCAAGTTTCTGTATAAACACAGGCTCATTGTTGATGTATAGATACTCAAGGGGAACTAAAGAAATTACTTACAAAACTTCCAGAACTGGCACTTTAATTCTTTTTATTATCCTGTTAAGTACTTTTACTTATATAATTATCCATAGACCATACGGAACTGTACTTTGGTTATGTATAACATCGATTGTATTATTTGCAGGTCTGAGAATTTCAAAATATAAGTCTCCGGAAATTAAAGTACGAATGATTACGAGTACTCCGATGGATGTAATTTTTGCAATAGCTGATTCAATAGCTGATAAAGTCCATATTTATTTCCGTCGACCAACTGAATTGGAAGCCCAGGAAGAGCACAAAGATTCAATATTCGTTAGTTTTTACACACCAAGGACAGAACAACCAAAGGCGCTTTCACCAAATCATTTTTCCCTTTCAATCCAACGGAAAATGAAATTATTTGATATGATATTCGGTTTACTTAAGACTATTGAATATGAATTCCCTCCCGAAAAACATCTTCACATTCACTTTGGCTGGCCCATGTCTTCCTGGTTGGATCGAATGTCTATTGGAGTGATGATTTATAATATCATTCACTTACCTAAGAAATTCCCAAAATTTACTTTCCATATGGATTATTTTGGACAGAAATAATTCTAAACATTTTTAGGAATTAGTGCATTAAGAAGTTGCGCATTCCAAAACTTTGTTTGCTGATCATAAATACCAAATCCGGAACAAAACTCCCAGTATGCCCAACTAAATCCTCTTTGCTCTGACAATCGGCTAACGTAGTAAGTCCAATATGCTCTTGAAATCAAATCAGCTTTATTGTACGCACCAAATTCCCCAAGGTAAAGTGGACGGTTATTTGTTGTTGACCAGGAAAGAGCTCTATCCAGGTCTCTACTGAGATTTTCCAATTCCAGCGCAGATGCTAACCATTTAGTGCCTAACCAATCATTGCTACCGGAAACCCATTCTGCACCTTGATGAGTAAAATGAAATGGATTATAATAATGAAATGTAATAATCAGGTTATTTTCATCTTTGGGCAAATTTAAAGTTGATAAATTTTCAACACCGCTCCAATTAGCTGGAGAAACAATTAATGTTCTATAAGGATTTTTCTCCCTTACTATTTTAATAGCTTCAAGAATATTTTGATTCCAGATGTCTGGAGTCAATTGGTTATTCGGTTCATTTAGTAATTCAAAAAATAAATCGCCAGAATAATTTGCATAGCGTGCAGAAATTTGACTCCACAATGAAAGAAATCTCTCTTTATTGTTAACAGGATCAGTCATCATTTCTTCATAATGATGAATATTAATAACTACAGCAAGTCCGTTGGATAATGATTGATTTATTGCCCAGTCAATTCTCTCAAAAAATTTTTGATCAATAGTAAATGGAGTTGCAGTTAATGCGTGAGAAGACCAGCGAATTGGAATCCGAACCGAATTGAATCCCTTTTCCTTAATCAATTGAAAAAATTCCTCTTTTAAAACAACACCCCATTCTCCTTCTGTCGGCGCTTCCAGGGCATTTCCAAGATTTATCCCTCTGCCAAGCCGTTTATTTTGTTCAAATGGATCCAGCGGGTTAGTAAGTGGGTTATCCGTTGGTATAACTGGATTACTGGAATCTTTTGAGCACCCAATATTGAATAACAACAATGCAGAAATTAAATAACTAAAGGAGGAGAGTTTTTTTCTATTTATATATGATTTATTCATTTGCTTTTCAAATTCACTTTTTATGATTTGCAAAATTAGTTGATTTAGTTACATATCCCAAATGGAATAATTCTGTGCCAACAATTCATTTAAATGTAAATATAACCTAAATATTTCTTTCAGAATATTTCACGTATGAAATAAATATTTTATATTAAAAATAAAATAAAATGTTTTTATGGAGGAACGATGTCCACACTAATGGTTAGCATATCTGGAATTAGAGGTCTGGTAGGCGATGGTTTGGAACCAGAAGTTTTAGTTAAATACACTTCAGCTTATGCAGATTTTTGCGGTAGAGGAAAAGTAGTGGTTGGAAGGGATGCAAGAATTTCTGGTGAAATGGTAAAAAGTATTGTTGTTGGTACTCTTTCCGCAAAAGGAATTGAAGTTATTGATATTGGAATTGTTCCTACTCCTACGGTTCAATACACGGTAAAAACACTTAGAGCCGCTGGTGGTATTGCAATTTCTGCAAGTCATAATCCAAATGAATGGAACGCTCTTAAGCTTCTGAATAGTACCGGACAATTTATGACCCCTGAAGAAAATCTTGATTTACAAAAAATCCTGACAAAGGAAAGAACTTATAAAAGCTGGCATAATTTAGGGAAAATTTCTTTATATCAGAATGGATTGAAAAAACATATGGAAGATGTATTTAAACTAAAGTACATTGACAAAGTAAAAATCAAGGAAAGAAAATTTAAAGTACTTGCAGATTGCGTTAATGGAGCCGGAGCATATTGCATTCCTGATCTACTGCGAGAATTTGGATGCGAAGTGATTGAAATGAATTGTGAGAAAACAGGAATCTTCCCCCGTTTGCCGGAACCATTACCGGAAAATTTATTAGAAACAATGGCTGCTGTAAAAGAAGCGAAAGCTGATCTTGGTATTGTTGTGGATCCTGATGTTGATCGATTAGTTTTAATTACGGATAAAGGCGAACCGTTTAGCGAAGAAAATACAATTACTCAGGCTGTAAAATTTGTTTTATCTAAAGAAAAAGGAAATGTTGTTGTTAATTTATCAACTACAAGAGCTGTGGATGACGTTGCCAAAGCTGCTGGATGCAAGGTCTTTCGTTCATCTGTTGGAGAAGCGAATGTTGTAAAAAAAATGAAAGAAGTGGATGCAATAATTGGTGGTGAAGGAAGCGGTGGAGTAATTTATCCTGCATTGCATTACGGAAGAGATGCCTTGGTTGGTATCGCAATCACGCTACAGCATCTTTTAGAATTTGGAAAAACAATTTCCGAATTGAAAGAAGAGTTGCCAAAATATTATATTGCTAAAAGAAAAATTGAGCTGAAGAATACGAATCCAG
Proteins encoded in this window:
- a CDS encoding APC family permease; amino-acid sequence: MNSSIFIIINLLLVIAFIKLVSKKDFLTYLQNGRWLLTWIAIGIITLMDELTSVFYANAEAHRFIGVKAIIYIALTSVLIRFLSTRMVEIAEILEANNIKGGGVYSFSYMVLGPSFSFIAISSILVDYVLTATISTASAVENGTSFLGTSPAINFILKFGVIWFITSLNIIGIKENAKFTFLIFVFAAFVLVNLIIGGALNLDSNSTGKIAASFQGFIGDLTEGSPFIAYENIIIGIGSCILAYSGIESVLQTASLVKSWKEIRKAYLFLALTVGIVTPLIALLVLSSPIDISKHETDLIPVFAALTNGQFFGIVVAILATFTLIMAVNTAMVASAELIEKIAERYNYESIIKLNKKQSLYRIHILNAFFYSAILIITSGSQAILAEMYAVGLVASFCINTGSLLMYRYSRGTKEITYKTSRTGTLILFIILLSTFTYIIIHRPYGTVLWLCITSIVLFAGLRISKYKSPEIKVRMITSTPMDVIFAIADSIADKVHIYFRRPTELEAQEEHKDSIFVSFYTPRTEQPKALSPNHFSLSIQRKMKLFDMIFGLLKTIEYEFPPEKHLHIHFGWPMSSWLDRMSIGVMIYNIIHLPKKFPKFTFHMDYFGQK
- a CDS encoding glycoside hydrolase family 5 protein, translated to MNKSYINRKKLSSFSYLISALLLFNIGCSKDSSNPVIPTDNPLTNPLDPFEQNKRLGRGINLGNALEAPTEGEWGVVLKEEFFQLIKEKGFNSVRIPIRWSSHALTATPFTIDQKFFERIDWAINQSLSNGLAVVINIHHYEEMMTDPVNNKERFLSLWSQISARYANYSGDLFFELLNEPNNQLTPDIWNQNILEAIKIVREKNPYRTLIVSPANWSGVENLSTLNLPKDENNLIITFHYYNPFHFTHQGAEWVSGSNDWLGTKWLASALELENLSRDLDRALSWSTTNNRPLYLGEFGAYNKADLISRAYWTYYVSRLSEQRGFSWAYWEFCSGFGIYDQQTKFWNAQLLNALIPKNV
- a CDS encoding DNA methyltransferase, whose product is MNLWKQYDDIITDSLWIFDKRDTSGAHNAGYWGNFIPQIPNQLLRRFTKKGDWVLDTFLGSGTTLIECKRLGRNGIGIELLPSIAELAKLNIAKEEDIFGSDYKSKIICGDSTKINFEKELQKIGIETIQFVIMHPPYWDIIKFSKDESDLSNSKSIEDFLDRLGQIIDGIYPILGKRKYLALVIGDKYSGGEWIPLGFYSMQEVLKRKFKLKSTIIKNFDETKGKMNQKELWRYRALKGGFYIFKHEYIFLFQKV
- the glmM gene encoding phosphoglucosamine mutase, which encodes MSTLMVSISGIRGLVGDGLEPEVLVKYTSAYADFCGRGKVVVGRDARISGEMVKSIVVGTLSAKGIEVIDIGIVPTPTVQYTVKTLRAAGGIAISASHNPNEWNALKLLNSTGQFMTPEENLDLQKILTKERTYKSWHNLGKISLYQNGLKKHMEDVFKLKYIDKVKIKERKFKVLADCVNGAGAYCIPDLLREFGCEVIEMNCEKTGIFPRLPEPLPENLLETMAAVKEAKADLGIVVDPDVDRLVLITDKGEPFSEENTITQAVKFVLSKEKGNVVVNLSTTRAVDDVAKAAGCKVFRSSVGEANVVKKMKEVDAIIGGEGSGGVIYPALHYGRDALVGIAITLQHLLEFGKTISELKEELPKYYIAKRKIELKNTNPDLIVNALIEKFKNENINTEDGLRIDFEDHWVHFRKSNTEPIIRCITEAKTVVEAEKFIDKYFSEIKSMM